Genomic segment of Mesorhizobium sp. B1-1-8:
CTCTTTGTGTTCTTGTCGGCGATGGTTGTGGCCGCCGCCATCGGACTTTGGCGCGTGGGCTGGCTAGAAATGCTCAGTGCATTCACATTCACCTATAACTACTACCAGATCGAAGCCGGACGAAGCGAATACATCGACCACATATGGACACTCTGTGTTGAAGAACACACCTACGTGGTGTTAGCCGTTATTGCAGTAGTCGGTCGGCGGTCTCAGAAAACTGGCGGTATCGTGTGCTTGTCGCTTGCGGCGCTCGCCTGGGGCAACGGCGCCATCCAAACACTGCATGGTGGAGATTACTATACCGTCTACTGGCGCACTGATGTACGTGCCGCCTCGATCCTGATGGGTGCCGGCGCTTACCTTCTACTTCGTTATCATAAAGTCCCCTCGTGGATGCCGATTGCACTTGGGGTGGCTGCCATAATTTTCAACTTCGAACGAGTTCCCGATCCGCTCAAGTACGGGTTGGGAAGTGCCCTTCTTGCATTGGCTCTGATCTTCATTGGGCAGGCCCCGGCCTCCATCCTTCGCGTGCTAGGATCGAAGCCCCTCGCTGCGATAGGCGTTCTCTCCTTCTCGATTTACCTGTGGCAGCGCCCCTTTGCCCAACTCCCTGGAAAACTCGGAAGGGCGCTCGGACTCGCAGCGGCCGTTGCGCTGTCAGTGTTGAGTTACTTTTTCGTCGAGAGGCCGGCACGTCATTACATCAACAAGCGCCTAGAACATCGGCGTACCGCATCTTGCGAGAGAAGTTTGGGGCTAGGTTCTATTGATGTCAGGATTCGATGACGTGGGCGCCCCATTTCATCTCTGGCAGACGCGACGGCGTGCGCATGGCGCCCGGAACGCCAGGGATTCCATGTGGGACGCCTTCCGCGATGTCGCATATGGGCGTGACGGCCGAGTCGCTGGCGCAGCGCTCCCGGATCACCCGCGAGGAAGAAGCTTGCTTCGCGGGCCGAACCGAAAATGTTTCAGATTGCGCAATTTCCATACTCGATCCATTACGCCGCCGCCCAAGCAAGGCGTGGTGACGACCAGCCAGACATGACTAGAACCTCAGTGCTATCCTCTCATGGAACAAGAGGGTGTGGATCATGATTCTCCGTGTTCAGTTGCCGCGCTGGTGGCATCTCTTGAGTAGGTCAAGACGCATGGAGATCAAGGCACCTGCTTCGTCCGCCGTTTTTCTGCGCGGCTTTCGCAGCGATGGTATGTGGCTGATCTTGTCTCTGCTTATGGCAGGCGGTCTTGTCCTCGGCTTCGGCCTTCTGGCGGAAGAAGTCGTGGAGGGGGATACAGCGGTTTCGATCGGGCCGTGCTTATGGCCTTCCGCAGCGCCGGTGATCCCACCAACCCGGTTGGCGGCCTTGGCTTGAGGAAATGGGGCGGGACGTTACGTCCCTGGGCAGCTTCGCCTTCTTGGGCTTCGTGTCGGTGGCCGCAGCGGGCTACCTGCTGATCGCCGGAAAGCGGAGGTACGCTGTGCTTGTCGCGGCGGCCGTGGTTGGCGGCGAGGCCATCAGCACCCTTTTGAAGATCGCCTTCGACCGCCAAAGGCCCGATCTCTTACACACCACCAGGATCTTTACAGCGAGCTTTCCGAGCGGACACGCCATGCTTTCCGCCGTCACTTTTCTGACCGTTGGAGCATTGCTGGCCAAAGCGAATCCCGAGCCCCGCGTCAAAGCGTATTTCATTTCGCTTGCTGTGTTTCTGACGGTCATGGTCGGACTTAGCCGCGTCTATCTCGGCGTGCATTACCGCACCGACGTTCTCGCGGGTTGGTGCGTCGGTTCCGCTTGGGCCATTCTGTGCTGGTCTGCCGTCAACGGAATCGAACAAAGGCGAGGCCGATAGCTAAGACCGCAATGCCGGCCTGTGGCCCCGCACTATAGCCCATTCATGCCAGATCAGCACCATCACGATGGCGTCGAAGATGGTCAGCACCAAGAGCCCGGCAGAATGCGTGTAGCAATAGCGATAGACCTGGTAGATGATGAACGCTGCCAATGCCGCCAGCGAAGCTGGATACGACCACAGCTTGCCGCGCAAAAGCCCGACGACCAAAAGCAGCTTTATCAGGCCGTGGCTGAGTAGATAGAAGGCGTAGAACTCCTTGCATTAACCCATGATGCAATCGCGTCTGTGGTGACGAGATAGAGCCGGACACCGCCAAGGCATTCGATCAGGGCGTGCGCACCCTTGAGCTAGAGGCTGACTTCAAAAATCTGATGGATGTGGCGTTCGTCGACTGGTCTCACAAAATTCACCTCGCGATTCACAACCTCGGCTGGACACGGGTCGGAGCTATTTGGCCGGTTGGATGCTCGAGGCGGCGAGCTTTCCGGCGTTGGTCGAGTAGGTGACGGTGACCTTCTCGCCGACCTTCAGCGTCTCGGCTTCGATGCCTTCCGGCAAGGTGAATGTCTTGCCGTCGGACATGGTGATCGAATCGCCTTTCTTGTCGATGCTGGCGATGGTGCCGGCGGCCGCCTTGGCGTAGGCGCCGGTGGCGGATGCGATTGCCAGGATCGTGGCAGCAGCGATAACTGATTTCTTCTTCATCTTTGTTTCCGTTCTGGTTTCGCGGCATTACCCCGGGCTGCTCAGGATCGATCCGGATTTGCCGGATCGTGGCCTCCCCTCCGCAGCGGGAACGGAGATGACCTTAGGCTCCGGAGTTTTCGATCGGCTGGCCGCGATCTTACAAATGCGTAAGGCTGCGGGCCGTCACAGGTCGCGCAACTGCTCGGCGACCAGCCCCGACGAAGGCCTGGCCGAAAGCACCGCCGCGGCGACTGAGGCCACGACCAGGCCGAGCACGATCGCCAGATACAGCCATGGGACCGAAAGCGTCTCCGGCGGCGGGTCGAAGACGCCGGTCAGGAGTTTCACCAGCATCCATGCGGTGAGGAGGCCCGACGGCAGGCCAAAGATCAGCCCGCCAAGAATGATGACGAGACCTTCGCCCCACAAGAAGGCCGCCAGCTGCGACGGCCTGGCGCCGATGGCGCCAAGTATTGCAAAGGGCCGGCGGCGTTCGGCGAAGCCCAATGCCAGCACGAGGCCGGCGGCAGCGGCGCCCATCACGACCGAAAAGCCGAGTTCGATCCGCGTCAGCCCGCCAAGGTCGACCGCTGTCAGGCTCGATCCGATGAGATGGGCCGCCTGACCGATATCGCTGACCTTCAGCGCAGGATCGAAGGAGAGCACCGAAGCTGTCTGCCGCGCCAGCGCGGTCGGGTCGCCCTTGGCCCGCATCAGGACATATTCGGACGCGTTCGACCCAGTCATGCGCGCCACATAGGCGGCATTGGCGACAAGAAAGGAATCCTTCGGCGCCGTCGGAAATTCACGCGCGATGCCGATGAACTTGAAGGCGACCGGATGGTACTGATGATCCCTCGCATCGATCAGCCGCAGATTGATCGTATCGCCCGGCTGGAGCTGGAAATCGTTCACCGTTTCTTGCGACACCAGCACGCCGTCGGGCGTGGCGGCAAG
This window contains:
- a CDS encoding DUF1344 domain-containing protein — its product is MKKKSVIAAATILAIASATGAYAKAAAGTIASIDKKGDSITMSDGKTFTLPEGIEAETLKVGEKVTVTYSTNAGKLAASSIQPAK
- a CDS encoding phosphatase PAP2 family protein, whose protein sequence is MGRDVTSLGSFAFLGFVSVAAAGYLLIAGKRRYAVLVAAAVVGGEAISTLLKIAFDRQRPDLLHTTRIFTASFPSGHAMLSAVTFLTVGALLAKANPEPRVKAYFISLAVFLTVMVGLSRVYLGVHYRTDVLAGWCVGSAWAILCWSAVNGIEQRRGR
- a CDS encoding acyltransferase family protein is translated as MSDNDPSARLPHLAYLDGWRAFAIIGVLVDHYLTTRIVNLGRFGVEMFFVLSGLLMADILFVRQMALSKFFGRRMARVYPALFVFLSAMVVAAAIGLWRVGWLEMLSAFTFTYNYYQIEAGRSEYIDHIWTLCVEEHTYVVLAVIAVVGRRSQKTGGIVCLSLAALAWGNGAIQTLHGGDYYTVYWRTDVRAASILMGAGAYLLLRYHKVPSWMPIALGVAAIIFNFERVPDPLKYGLGSALLALALIFIGQAPASILRVLGSKPLAAIGVLSFSIYLWQRPFAQLPGKLGRALGLAAAVALSVLSYFFVERPARHYINKRLEHRRTASCERSLGLGSIDVRIR
- a CDS encoding DUF2127 domain-containing protein, with product MVVGLLRGKLWSYPASLAALAAFIIYQVYRYCYTHSAGLLVLTIFDAIVMVLIWHEWAIVRGHRPALRS